A segment of the Trifolium pratense cultivar HEN17-A07 linkage group LG7, ARS_RC_1.1, whole genome shotgun sequence genome:
tgttattttgaaaattcaatttttttatatatttaaaattgtaagttactataatgttattttggataaataatttttgttggtactataatgttattttggaacttcaattttttattttttatttatgcttaaaattgttcggtacaatcgttatgttttaaaccgcaccaaccaaaccgatccaaaccgcattggtttggtttggtttggtttggatgactttttaaaaatcaaccgaaccaaaccgaaccgcatacatttttatctcgcggttaggatgacttttatgctcaaaaccgaaccaaaccgcaccgcgatcacccctaatAGTGACAATAAAAGGGTTTATATAGTGACAGTGATGCTATAGACAGTCAACATTAGATTGTTGGGCCAACGGAGACTCGGATCCTCTATACGTAGGAATTCATGCAAGCACACAAATTTAGTTTGACGATAAATTATGATGGTTCGATTGAAATTAGACGGTGTAGATTTTAAGTTTagaatatcattttattttatttttcttagaatCATTTGACCAATATAGaataccattttattttatattgttggagaaaggaaaaataataaagtaatgttttttaaaatgaaaattcattaaataaaagaaactaATTATCTATAGAAATATATACCAAAATTGACGGGCCTTATCATCAAATGATactttttgatattttattttatatcataactttttctaaatttattttgacaaaatttatatatactaaacaataatattttattttataactttttctaaattttgcttcaaaaaaaaaaaactttttctaAATTTGTTTTGACTAAACtttatatatactaaaaaatggttatatattattaaagtCTCAATTATTTAAATAGTTTTATACATTTCCTTTAATcacataatcatattttcaaaacaaattctAAATCATACATCATACGATTCATATTATTTCTAGAGGTTTTATTTTTAGAGCACTGAATTGGAACACTCTATAATAGTacctttttcatttcttttttttccttttatttttgtatCGTTGTCATATTTTGGATGACGGGTGGCATCACTtggaaaaaggaaaaataataagATGATTATTCTTAAAtgcaaattcattaaataaaaggaaattaataatctatagaaaatttataataaacctaacaaagtttgaatttttttaatattttatttgataactaggaaaaataataaaatgatttttcttaaatgaaaattcattaaataaaaggaaattaatAAACTATAGAAAATGTACAACAAATTTGACAAGCCTTACCATCTAACgatactttttaatattttattttttttaataaccttttatggaaaatgatattaaatagttaaagtctctgttgtgaattcggattgaatcacaccaataccTTGATGTGTGTGGAGCAAATGGATTAAAGCAATCAACAAGCGAGAAtgacaataataacaataacaaaatataaaccgCGAAAACGTAAAGAACACGAGatattgtttacccagttcggttataacaacctagtctgggggagagagactctccgttccactatcaatgaaaaacttgattacaaagattcaatacaagagttgcaagaatttagTCTTGATCctaaattctacccttttcccgaatctctccccgtgaccaagaaattcaatcaataagtgtttacaaggtgatgaatcaatccccaaccctagagtatgCCCAAGAGAAGTTCTCTAATAAACTCTAGTCTTTTGTTGactttagaaaccctaaaatcaccttaaaaaagtcagaaaacgcaTAATCTTGATATTTTAGTTATccaatttttgaaaataatggtGTTATTTTGAATCGTATTATCATAGAAGCAAATATGTTCTGGTGGCATTATAAAAGTCCATACAAAGTGGAGAATTCCTCCGAGCCATGGCCAATAATTCTCTGGTTGCAAGGAGGACCTGTAAGTATTATTTGAATTAaatccatatttttattttattgtggaTTGAAGTCTCaaatattaattgaattgaattgaataggGTGATTCAGGAATTGGACTTGGAAATTTTGAAGAGATTGGCCCTCTTGATGTCAATTTGAAGCAAAGGAATTTCACTTGGTTGAGAAAAGCAGATTTGCTATTTGTGGTAACTTAGCTATGTGCATGCATGATTCGAATATAGTGAATTTGACCAAATTATATTGACACTATTATTTTAAGATGAGAGAACTAAAATTCGAATAATGTatgaaattcaatattaaaattCTAGATTTTAAGATGagagaactaaaatcttatttCATAGAAAATGGAGAACTAAAAATGCATTTAACTCATATTAAATgcttttttttgtcatatataGGACACTCCGGTTGGAACAGGGTTCAGTTTTGTCGAGGATTCAACATTACTTGTTAAAACAGACGACGATGCAGCCACCGACTTGACTAcattattaatcaaaatatttaacAATGATTCAACCCTTCAAAAGtgtaatttattcatttttggaGAATCTTATGGTGGAAAATTTGCTGCTACTCTTGGATTATCAGCCTACAAAGCAATTAAAAATGGAACACTGAAGGCTACACTTGGAggtattaattttctttgaaaTTCATGATCATTTGTTATAATTAAggaataaacaaaacaactactaaaatgaaataaaaaaaatacataaatcatTTCAatgggaaaaagaaaaagaaaccatATTGAAGTCCTAAatgtataaataatattactatATGTTACTATATTGTATTTTGTGACCATATACTATTTTTATCCAAATTTAGGTGTGGTATTAGCAGATAGTTGGATCTCCCCAGAAGATTATGTGGTAAGAACAAAAATAATTCTATCCTTAATTTCTTTCACCATTAATTTGAGTTTTCacttttttagcatttttttttttttgagcaacaaaaattttattaacaacCACTGCATAACATAAGGCATGTTATGAGGGCTAAAAGAGTACAAGAGATAAGCACAGAGGAAAGAAACCAAAAGCTAGAAATAGGGCTAAAACAAAAGTCAGTTACTGCTCACATAAAAAGCAGTAAACCATCCACACCACAGATACAAAAAGCACACAATTCATCTTCTCATGCAATATATCGGACTCCATTTCCATTCATACAGCATACACGGACCCTTCGCCATCCTCCCAATGAACCATTGCCATGATACAACCTTAATTTGCTCTACCACCTCCTCCACCGTAACTGCTACATTGTTGAACACGGAGTCACTTTTTTAGCATTTAATTTGACTTTGCAGCTCTCATGGGCTCCTCTATTGAAAGACCTCTCAAGAATTGATGACAATGGACTACAAAAATCAAACATGTATGTAACATATGTTTTAATTTCCATCTTCTAATGTTAATAAATTATGGTACTCCAATCCAAAGGCTTGATCTAGTGGTAAAAAAGTCTTAATTAAATTCTAGACGTCGCAGGTTCGAGGCCCGCTAGTTGGAGGAGgttaaatgtaaatatttttgtaaatcGATACGTTTTAATAGTaatggaccaaattgaaatctaaaataaacgtaacaGATCAAATGTGCAGTTAAGTCAAtattgtataattaatgtaCCAATTTCTCTATATTATTTGATGAACATATTTTTGAGAGCAGTTTGGCTGAAAAGATCAAGCAACAACTCGAAGCTGGTGAATTTCTAAATGCATTTGATACTTGGAATCAAACTGAAGCTGTAATAAGCAATAGCAGCAATTATGTGGTACTAACATATATTCTTCATATTTAAAATCACTTAAATGaagaattaattttaattaaatttcatgattGTGTGTTCAAGAATTTCTATGATTTTACGGAGGATAATGGAAGCCATATAAATACCATGTCAACAACAAAGAAGAGATTATTCAATGAAATATCAATGAGGCGTTACTCCAACTATATTACTTCTACAGTTGGTAATGATGATATGAAGATTCTATACACCTTATTAAATGGTGCCATAAAGGAAAAATTAAAGATCATTCCACGGAATCTTACGTAAGTCTATACTATaactttctaaaataaaaataagagtcTCTTTGATCAACAAAATATAAGTACTTACCAAAATAGTAGATGACAAAACAACATATGATGAAATTTAAGGTATTGAGTAAATGTTGTCTTGTATGATAtttggtgaaaaaaataatattaaaaaacttGTGCAGATGACAAAAAGCAGTACCTGCATGGTTCAGTGGCGAtaagaatttcagtttttgtcatATCCCTTGGCTCACAGTTTGTCCAGTCCGAAGAACAGTTTGAAACTATAATAACTAAAGTTGTCTTGTTCAATCTTTTATTCTTTAGCAGATCGAATGCACCTAATATACCTCTAAAAATAGTTAAAACGTGAACCCTTACTTTTTTAGTAAaatactcccttcggtccttattataagaaaaaatttagtttttagattcataaaatgttggatggatctagtcaataatatggaccagatacatctaatattctatgaatctaaaaagtaaacttcttcttataataaggaccagagggagtataattTATTATGATAAAAATGGAGAGCAAATatactaattaatattttattaacatttACTAAAAATAGTAAGGTTGACATTCGGACTAGGTCTATATTAGATGTTCTTAATTCTAATGATTAAAAGTTTAAAACCataatttcatgttttttgCAATTGCTGACAGATGGCAACCCGTGTTACAATATGTGTTAGAAAATTTTAAAGGTGATTTTATGAAGCCAAGAATTAGTGAGGTGAGAACAAGCTTGGAACTTTGGTTTTAAATCAACTTGGggttaaaattatattcatgaTGTTTATTTGATTGTCTTAGGTTGATGAGTTGCTAGCTCTCGGGGTCAATGTGACTATCTACAATGGACAAGTGAGTGTTCttcatgaaaataaattttgataattggatttgaaattattttagatttaagatttttattttaatggaaaaataatatatatatatatatatatatatatatatatatatatatatatatatatatatatatatatatatatatatatatatattagcgACAAAAGTACAATATAATATTCAGAATACATGGGTATTAAAAGTACGCTCCACCAACATCTAACAGGCTATAACACATATAAGCAAAATGACATAACAATAGCAAAAATAAACACCTCTAACCTCCAACTATAAGAAAATCCAAAAACCCCTCAAAAAGAGAGACAAGGATCTAACATGCTATAACACATGTATTTTCCTTTTGTATAAAATCATGTTCATTGGgtccattttaaaaaataaaagtaaataaattatttttgactATTATTGGGTcctttttagaaaatataatatatataaattattcttGACTATTAtagttcctacaaaataaaaagaatatatttttattgattagtATTATATATAGGTTGATCTAATTTGTTCAACCAAGGGAACGGAAGCTTGGGTCAAGAAACTCAAGTAAGTAACCTCTCACCTATTTATTTACCTCTTAAAATTTGGTGAAAGTAACTTAATTAATTTGCATAATTGTCTTTTTAATTATCATAACTTTTTTGGGTTATTTGTGTAGATGGTCAGGCCTTCAAAATTTCTTGAGCCAAGATAGAACTCCATTGTATTGTGGAAGTGAAAGAAAGACCAAAGGCTTTTTTAAGTCATATGAAAACTTAAGTTTCTATTGGATACTTGATGCTGGCCATAATGTAAGTCAAAATCAATCATCATCTCAAAAACATTGCTTCTATTTCTcacttaaaaaaagaaattaaaaataataactgtggtttttaatatcaaaatatctacaatttttttaatatattgatcATGTGTGTTATTAACTACGCGTATATACGATTAAAGGTTAGCCATGAAATCCATTCAATAATTGAGAGGGCTAAACTCATTTATTTGATGAATTTCATGGTCAATCTACGAATACAAAAAGTAATAGAGAGTTCGAGGGTTTAGAAAAATGATCATTTCACACCTAttaaatctattatttattatttaatatttaacgGATGAATCATATATGTATTCGATCTCTGACCACATAATAATAAAGgattgaaattcaaaattttggaaAGTGAATCctctaaaatatttatttcatatatatgaGGTTTGTTCATTAATATTTATGATTTCATTTAGATATACTATATAATATCATAAATTTAAttcaaaactatatatttatGTATGCTTATCAATTTGTTcctttattttgatgattgatgTAGGTACCTATTTATCAGCCATGCATAGCACTAAACATGGTGGGTGCAATTACACAATCACCAGCGGCTTGAAGTTACCAgcatatatcatatcatatatagagaatttaaataaatataaataaaaataatacaaatagaGAATGAAACATAATTGGAAATTAGGGATGCTATATGTACAATGTTGATCATTCTATGTTTATCGATTATTAATAATCATACATACCTTTTTATATGTTAAGATATTTTTGTGTGCTAAAGACAGCTAGTTGGAAAAAgtggaaagaaaagaaaaatgtggTTCACATATCATCCTTTTTCGATGAGAAACTAAAAACttgcataaaaaaatgaaaaactaaaaagtgagacatcttcttcttttaattatttgtgaTCGTTTGAATTTGGTCTCTCTAAGTGGATGACTGAATATCATTTTTGACACATCATCCTAGTTTGTCATGTCACACGATGTCATGTCAATCCCTGTTTGTCACATACGTTTTTTAAGAGACTATGCATCAGAGACAAAAACCAAAGAAAATTGATCTTTTAGGAGCCgctttaaaacaaaaaaaaaaaagtacatggAAGAAAACCAAAAACTCACGAACTTATAGGGATGAATTGATTATTTAtgccttatttttatttttaagttgagttttaaacaagtttttttttctctatttatttattttgtttaaaaaacatCATATTACtgaaacaaaatagttttcGACTTTTAATAAC
Coding sequences within it:
- the LOC123896512 gene encoding serine carboxypeptidase-like 51 is translated as MNQSPTLDYPIFENNGVILNRIIIEANMFWWHYKSPYKVENSSEPWPIILWLQGGPGDSGIGLGNFEEIGPLDVNLKQRNFTWLRKADLLFVDTPVGTGFSFVEDSTLLVKTDDDAATDLTTLLIKIFNNDSTLQKCNLFIFGESYGGKFAATLGLSAYKAIKNGTLKATLGGVVLADSWISPEDYVLSWAPLLKDLSRIDDNGLQKSNILAEKIKQQLEAGEFLNAFDTWNQTEAVISNSSNYVNFYDFTEDNGSHINTMSTTKKRLFNEISMRRYSNYITSTVGNDDMKILYTLLNGAIKEKLKIIPRNLTWQPVLQYVLENFKGDFMKPRISEVDELLALGVNVTIYNGQVDLICSTKGTEAWVKKLKWSGLQNFLSQDRTPLYCGSERKTKGFFKSYENLSFYWILDAGHNVPIYQPCIALNMVGAITQSPAA